ACTGCAACAGAATCACAAGCATTGGTAAGATCTAGAGACAAATTAAGAAGCCTTCAAATTTTATCTAGAGCTGGTTTAGGTTTGCCAAAAACTGTTTTTAGTAATTATTCTAAAGATGTAAGCCAAGTAATTGAGCGTGCTGGTGGTGCACCATTAGTAATAAAATTATTAGAAGGGACCCAAGGTCTAGGAGTTGTTTTAGCTGATAATAAAAACAGTGCCGAGTCAATTCTTGAGGCTTTTAATGGTTTAAAGGCAAGAGTAATTGTTCAAGAATTTATTAAAGAAGCAAAAGGTGCCGATATTAGAGTATTTATTGTAGATGGCGTTGTGGTTGGCGCTATGAAAAGACAAGGAAAAGAAGGTGAATTTAGATCTAATCTTCATAGAGGTGGTAGCGCTAATATCATAGAATTAACCGATGAAGAAGAAAATGCAGCATTAAAAGCAGCAAGGTCTTTAGGATTAGGTATTGCCGGGGTCGACATGTTACAATCTGCTCGTGGACCTTTAATTTTAGAAGTAAATTCTTCTCCTGGTTTAGAAGGTATTGAAAACGCTACAGGCAACGATATTGCTAGCCAAATTATAAAATATGTGGAGCGCAATGCAGAATAACAATTTGAAAATT
The genomic region above belongs to Maribacter hydrothermalis and contains:
- the rimK gene encoding 30S ribosomal protein S6--L-glutamate ligase — translated: MKIVILSQNPNLYSTKRLVEAGEKKGHEMLIVDHTKCNLVIEKKKPSIIYKGEEILNVDGVIPRIGASVTFYGTAVVRQFEMMKVFTATESQALVRSRDKLRSLQILSRAGLGLPKTVFSNYSKDVSQVIERAGGAPLVIKLLEGTQGLGVVLADNKNSAESILEAFNGLKARVIVQEFIKEAKGADIRVFIVDGVVVGAMKRQGKEGEFRSNLHRGGSANIIELTDEEENAALKAARSLGLGIAGVDMLQSARGPLILEVNSSPGLEGIENATGNDIASQIIKYVERNAE